One Actinomycetospora corticicola genomic window, GCCTCCGCCACGAGGACCGCCGCGAGGGCCGCCTCCTGGTCGGCGAGCATCGACCGGCCGCGGGCCTGCAGCGCGGGGCTCGCCGCGATCGCGTGCACGAAGTCGGCGCTGCCGAAGCCGAGCGGCGGCCAGCGGGCGTCGAGCCCCTCCAGGTACGCCTCGCGCACCGCCCCCGCCGGCGTCGTCCCGGCTGGGCGGCGGGAAACCACCTCCGCGAGCAGGGCGACGATCTCCGGCGCCCGGTCGAAGAACAGGTCCTCCTTGAGCGGGAAGTAGTTCGTCACCGTCATCTTCGCGACCTCGGCCCGCTCCGCGATCTGCGCGATCGTCGTCGCCTC contains:
- a CDS encoding TetR family transcriptional regulator, with amino-acid sequence MVQGLRERKKQATRAHISAVATQLFIEQGFEATTIAQIAERAEVAKMTVTNYFPLKEDLFFDRAPEIVALLAEVVSRRPAGTTPAGAVREAYLEGLDARWPPLGFGSADFVHAIAASPALQARGRSMLADQEAALAAVLVAEAQEADPDDDGLDARLEAARLAGIVRVLVAELVGRVIAGEPEEAVLERVRQAACEHFRSR